From the Natrarchaeobaculum aegyptiacum genome, one window contains:
- the purH gene encoding bifunctional phosphoribosylaminoimidazolecarboxamide formyltransferase/IMP cyclohydrolase: protein MTTIAGMAGNRGRNLLNVADRAPGGAEIGVILTNSPNAPVLEAAADRGIPTEVVPLEDRTSRREHEEAVLEALADYEFDLVCLDGYMRILSDTFLESAPTTLNVHPSLLPAFPGMDAWGDALEAGVSVTGCTVHVVTDATDDEGHVLEEEVDMGPIVTQEPIPIYESDDRETLKERVLYEGEFRAYPRAVKWFAEGSVDVDLEAGEVSVENDVASTDADDHVGLPARRLVSDDRLDTLRYGENPHQDAAVYADYTCDEASVVHADQLNEGAKALSYNNYNDADGALNLIKEFDEPAAAVIKHTNPAGCATADSLAEAYEKALSTDPMSAFGGIVSLNRECDAETAELITDSFKEVVVAPGYTEEALEVLFEKDNLRVLDVGPLGESTERFTEKPIVGGRLVQERDDQSISIDDLEVVTEREPTDEQLESMVFAWQTLKHVKSNGILFANGTETVGIGMGQVSRVDAVRLAAMKADEHAERKDAEGAVMASDAFFPFPDGIEEAAKAGIEAVVQPGGSVNDDDVIAAADEHGMAMAFTGQRSFRHD from the coding sequence ATGACCACGATCGCCGGGATGGCCGGCAACCGCGGGCGTAACCTGTTGAACGTCGCCGACCGTGCACCTGGTGGTGCCGAAATCGGCGTCATCCTCACGAATAGCCCCAACGCGCCGGTGCTCGAGGCAGCGGCCGACCGGGGGATTCCGACCGAGGTCGTCCCACTCGAAGACAGGACGAGCCGCCGCGAACACGAGGAGGCTGTGCTCGAGGCGCTTGCCGACTACGAGTTCGACCTCGTCTGCCTCGACGGCTACATGCGCATCCTCTCTGACACCTTCCTCGAGAGCGCGCCGACGACGCTCAACGTTCATCCCTCGTTGCTCCCCGCGTTCCCCGGCATGGACGCCTGGGGCGACGCCCTCGAGGCAGGCGTCTCCGTCACCGGCTGTACGGTCCACGTTGTCACCGACGCGACCGACGACGAGGGCCACGTACTCGAAGAGGAAGTCGACATGGGGCCGATCGTCACCCAGGAACCGATCCCGATCTACGAGAGCGACGACCGTGAGACGCTAAAAGAGCGCGTCCTCTACGAGGGTGAGTTCCGCGCGTACCCGCGCGCCGTCAAGTGGTTTGCCGAGGGTTCCGTGGACGTCGACCTCGAGGCGGGCGAGGTGTCGGTCGAGAACGACGTCGCGAGCACGGACGCGGACGACCACGTCGGACTGCCAGCGCGGCGGCTGGTTTCGGACGACCGCCTCGACACACTCCGCTACGGGGAGAACCCGCATCAGGACGCCGCGGTGTACGCCGACTACACCTGCGACGAGGCCAGCGTGGTCCACGCGGACCAGCTCAACGAGGGTGCGAAGGCGCTGTCGTACAACAACTACAACGACGCCGACGGCGCGCTCAACCTGATCAAGGAGTTCGACGAGCCCGCCGCCGCGGTGATCAAGCACACCAACCCCGCAGGCTGTGCGACCGCCGACTCGCTCGCCGAAGCCTACGAGAAGGCCCTCTCGACGGATCCGATGAGCGCCTTCGGCGGCATCGTCTCGCTCAACCGCGAGTGCGACGCCGAGACAGCCGAGTTGATCACCGACTCGTTCAAGGAAGTCGTCGTCGCGCCCGGGTATACGGAGGAGGCGCTCGAGGTGCTCTTCGAGAAGGACAATCTCCGCGTGCTCGATGTTGGACCACTCGGTGAATCCACGGAGCGCTTCACCGAGAAACCCATCGTCGGCGGGCGTCTCGTCCAGGAACGAGACGACCAGTCGATCTCCATCGACGACCTCGAGGTCGTCACCGAACGCGAGCCGACCGACGAGCAACTCGAGTCGATGGTTTTCGCCTGGCAGACGCTCAAACACGTCAAGTCCAACGGTATCCTCTTTGCGAACGGGACCGAGACGGTCGGCATCGGGATGGGGCAGGTCTCCCGCGTCGACGCGGTTCGGCTCGCGGCGATGAAGGCCGACGAGCACGCCGAGAGGAAAGACGCCGAGGGTGCCGTGATGGCCTCCGACGCGTTCTTCCCGTTCCCAGATGGGATCGAAGAGGCCGCAAAAGCAGGCATCGAGGCGGTCGTCCAGCCCGGCGGGTCGGTCAACGACGACGACGTGATCGCGGCCGCAGACGAGCACGGGATGGCGATGGCGTTTACGGGACAGCGGAGTTTCAGGCACGACTGA
- a CDS encoding DUF5518 domain-containing protein: MGFAKTFRMYLDDPGWRYALVAGIVALPLTLHGVLSPDDSISLGGPFVAGIVVGLLYRTAPVHRSRVAARAAVIAMTPLVVALADLLWFVVETGSPAGFKLVQAFYVLIFGLVGYVLAVVAAVVAARITSWTCRQVGLARPTEAGH, translated from the coding sequence ATGGGATTCGCGAAGACGTTCCGGATGTACCTCGACGACCCCGGTTGGCGGTACGCCCTCGTCGCGGGCATCGTGGCCCTCCCGCTGACTCTCCACGGTGTTCTCTCTCCCGACGACTCGATCAGCCTCGGTGGCCCGTTCGTCGCCGGGATCGTCGTCGGGCTCCTGTACCGGACCGCACCAGTGCACCGCTCTCGAGTCGCCGCGAGAGCGGCCGTGATCGCGATGACCCCACTGGTCGTCGCGCTCGCAGACCTGCTGTGGTTCGTCGTCGAGACGGGTTCCCCGGCCGGGTTCAAACTGGTTCAGGCGTTCTACGTCCTGATCTTCGGCCTCGTCGGGTACGTGCTGGCAGTCGTTGCAGCTGTCGTCGCCGCGAGAATCACCAGCTGGACCTGCCGACAGGTCGGGCTCGCGCGACCGACCGAGGCCGGTCACTGA
- a CDS encoding SIMPL domain-containing protein — protein sequence MDRRQFLAGTAVVAAVTAGCTTRAQNDEPDAMGTVRGAAPEDPAEREIEVSARGEVETEPDRATLSVSVEATGDSADAVESDLAEQAAALRDAFDDLEIPDDDVESGRYDVRPERNGTGYRGRHQFRLTLRDPDRVGDVIDTITAAGADDVGRINFGLTDQTRAALRDSALEEALENADAEARSIAADRNVTITGTKAVSTRNVDVVPVRAEYDAATAEVADDADASPRTEIDSGPVTVTASVDVVYGFE from the coding sequence ATGGATCGACGACAGTTCCTCGCTGGCACGGCCGTCGTGGCCGCCGTCACCGCCGGCTGTACGACTCGAGCACAGAACGACGAACCGGACGCGATGGGCACCGTTCGCGGTGCAGCACCGGAAGACCCGGCCGAGCGGGAGATCGAGGTCAGCGCTCGCGGCGAGGTGGAAACGGAACCCGATCGGGCCACGCTCTCGGTCAGCGTCGAGGCCACGGGTGACAGCGCGGACGCGGTCGAATCCGACCTCGCCGAGCAGGCTGCAGCCCTCCGGGACGCCTTCGACGACCTCGAGATCCCCGACGACGACGTCGAGTCCGGGCGGTACGACGTCCGCCCGGAGCGAAACGGTACCGGTTACCGTGGTCGCCACCAGTTTCGGCTCACGCTTCGGGACCCCGACCGGGTTGGCGACGTGATCGACACCATCACCGCGGCCGGCGCCGACGACGTCGGCCGGATCAACTTCGGTCTCACCGACCAAACGCGCGCGGCACTCCGTGATAGCGCCCTCGAGGAAGCGCTCGAGAACGCAGACGCCGAGGCTCGTTCGATCGCGGCCGATCGAAACGTGACGATCACGGGGACGAAGGCCGTCTCGACCAGGAACGTCGACGTCGTTCCCGTTCGGGCCGAATACGACGCCGCAACGGCGGAGGTCGCAGATGACGCCGACGCGTCGCCGCGGACGGAGATCGACTCCGGCCCGGTCACCGTCACCGCGTCCGTCGACGTCGTCTACGGATTCGAGTGA
- a CDS encoding HalOD1 output domain-containing protein → MSRPFAYRGNDSCDQVVLVIDGRASHCRWSDSSESGHCRSAHAHSHDESVAERPRSPGGAVACVSEGATVPTADHPTSHCSFKLGVYLTAATEHGNGPNGSRRSSHGRIRNPGGRTREQGGDPGCQFTEGCDPCELTPLYWTIDPELLDELCASQQEGTVKFVYDDIHITVENGEYLLLRPTV, encoded by the coding sequence CTGTCTCGCCCGTTTGCCTATCGAGGAAACGATTCGTGCGATCAGGTCGTTCTGGTCATCGACGGCAGAGCCTCCCACTGTCGATGGAGTGACTCGAGCGAGAGTGGCCACTGTCGGTCAGCACACGCCCACTCGCACGACGAATCCGTCGCAGAACGACCGCGCTCCCCAGGGGGAGCCGTCGCCTGCGTATCGGAAGGTGCCACGGTACCGACAGCTGATCATCCAACGAGTCACTGCTCTTTCAAACTCGGGGTTTACCTGACCGCAGCTACTGAACACGGTAATGGACCCAACGGCTCGAGACGATCATCTCACGGTCGAATACGAAATCCAGGCGGACGAACCCGTGAACAGGGCGGCGATCCAGGCTGTCAGTTCACTGAAGGGTGTGACCCGTGCGAGTTGACCCCGTTGTACTGGACGATAGACCCGGAGTTGCTGGATGAGCTGTGTGCGTCACAACAGGAGGGGACGGTCAAATTCGTTTACGACGACATTCACATTACTGTTGAGAACGGCGAGTATCTCCTCCTTCGTCCGACGGTGTAA
- a CDS encoding ribbon-helix-helix protein, CopG family: MSKVTFRADDELVDALEELDVSKSEALREALRSYLERSPEAENPAPSPSTDGDADASSTSSLDDLVRERVDELVAARLDDHAFEATPGAYASDGRDVNVTISLEGSALEVTDGPRGRESERGQAGRVNVRQPRSQEDAVRRGRAEPDADVGARGSDTQCGQCGEMVDGDHVYCPNCGEKRTRRLFCDCGDELRSDWSFCPGCGRRTPAADVLERERP, encoded by the coding sequence ATGAGTAAGGTCACGTTCCGGGCCGACGACGAACTCGTCGACGCCCTCGAGGAACTCGACGTCTCCAAGAGCGAAGCGCTCAGGGAGGCACTTCGATCGTACCTCGAGCGATCGCCCGAGGCGGAGAATCCAGCGCCGTCGCCCTCGACTGACGGGGACGCCGACGCGTCGTCGACCTCGTCGCTCGACGACCTCGTGCGAGAACGCGTCGACGAGCTGGTCGCAGCCCGCCTCGACGACCACGCCTTCGAGGCGACTCCGGGTGCGTACGCGTCAGACGGACGTGACGTCAACGTGACCATCTCACTCGAGGGAAGTGCCCTCGAGGTGACCGATGGCCCACGCGGGCGCGAATCAGAGCGTGGTCAGGCCGGCCGGGTCAACGTGAGACAGCCACGCTCGCAAGAGGATGCTGTCAGACGAGGCAGAGCCGAACCAGACGCAGACGTCGGTGCCCGCGGCTCTGACACCCAGTGTGGTCAGTGTGGAGAGATGGTCGACGGTGACCACGTCTACTGCCCGAACTGCGGTGAGAAACGAACTCGGCGGTTGTTCTGTGACTGTGGCGACGAGCTTCGGTCGGACTGGTCGTTCTGTCCCGGCTGCGGTCGTCGGACACCGGCGGCGGACGTCCTCGAGCGCGAGCGTCCGTGA
- a CDS encoding ribbon-helix-helix domain-containing protein, producing MERVTLRIPKQQIEEVEQLVDSGEFPNRSEAIRSAVREMINEQYDGQTEQSGAKRNWARV from the coding sequence ATGGAGCGTGTGACACTTCGCATTCCGAAGCAGCAGATCGAGGAGGTCGAACAGCTCGTCGACTCGGGCGAATTTCCGAACCGAAGCGAGGCGATTCGGTCGGCCGTCCGTGAGATGATCAACGAACAGTACGACGGACAGACCGAACAGTCCGGCGCCAAGCGCAACTGGGCGAGGGTCTAA
- the ftsZ gene encoding cell division protein FtsZ, which yields MQDIVQDALENAEQEAREMDVDMDGDEFGDPRIVIVGAGGAGNNTINRLYNIGVDGADTVAINTDKQHLKMIEADTKILVGKSLTNGLGAGGDPSMGERATEMAQSTIKEVLGDADLVFVTAGMGGGTGTGSAPVVSKIAKEQGAIVVGMVSTPFNVERARTVKAEEGLEKLREQADSIIVLDNNRLLDYVPNLPIGKAFSVMDQIIAETVKGISETITQPSLINLDYADMSTIMNQGGVAVMLVGETQDKNKTDEVVKDAMNHPLLDVDYRGASGGLVHITGGPDLTLKEAEGIADNITERLEASANVIWGARIQENYKGKVRVMAIMTGVQSAQVLGPTTQKQADRSRASIEGVDNADFDASNNVKGPSFGAQSDGGRNELEKENGVDVIR from the coding sequence ATGCAGGATATCGTTCAGGACGCCCTCGAAAACGCCGAACAGGAAGCCCGGGAGATGGACGTCGACATGGACGGTGACGAGTTCGGCGATCCGCGGATCGTCATCGTCGGTGCCGGCGGTGCCGGGAACAACACGATCAATCGACTGTACAACATCGGCGTCGACGGCGCCGACACCGTGGCGATCAACACGGACAAACAGCACCTCAAGATGATCGAGGCCGACACGAAGATTCTCGTCGGCAAGTCGCTCACCAACGGGCTCGGTGCCGGTGGCGACCCCTCGATGGGTGAGCGTGCAACCGAGATGGCCCAGAGCACGATCAAGGAGGTCCTCGGCGACGCAGACCTCGTGTTCGTCACCGCGGGCATGGGTGGTGGGACCGGCACGGGTTCCGCCCCCGTCGTCTCGAAGATCGCCAAAGAACAGGGTGCGATCGTCGTCGGCATGGTCTCGACGCCGTTCAACGTCGAGCGCGCACGGACAGTGAAAGCCGAGGAAGGACTCGAGAAGCTGCGCGAGCAGGCTGACTCGATCATCGTCCTCGATAACAACCGACTGCTCGATTACGTCCCGAACCTCCCGATCGGCAAGGCGTTCTCGGTGATGGACCAGATCATCGCCGAGACCGTCAAGGGCATCTCGGAGACGATCACCCAGCCCTCGCTGATCAACCTGGACTACGCGGACATGTCCACGATCATGAACCAGGGTGGCGTCGCCGTGATGCTCGTCGGGGAGACCCAGGACAAGAACAAGACCGACGAGGTCGTCAAGGACGCGATGAACCACCCGCTGTTGGACGTCGACTACCGCGGTGCCTCGGGTGGACTCGTCCACATCACCGGCGGTCCCGACCTCACACTCAAAGAGGCCGAAGGTATCGCCGATAACATCACCGAGCGCCTCGAGGCCTCGGCGAACGTCATCTGGGGTGCCCGGATTCAGGAGAACTACAAGGGCAAGGTTCGGGTCATGGCGATCATGACCGGCGTCCAGAGCGCCCAGGTCCTCGGTCCGACGACCCAGAAACAGGCTGACCGCTCTCGCGCCAGCATCGAAGGGGTCGATAATGCCGACTTCGACGCGAGCAACAACGTCAAGGGGCCGAGTTTCGGCGCCCAGAGCGACGGCGGCCGGAACGAACTCGAGAAAGAAAACGGCGTGGACGTCATCCGCTAG
- the ncsA gene encoding tRNA 2-thiolation protein NcsA has protein sequence MECNRCDGDAIMHAAYSGAHLCESHFLESVEKRVRRRVRRDDLVSRAATPEEPLTWVIGLSGGKDSVVLTKILHDTFAEDPRIELVGLTIHEGIEGYRDESVDACVELAADLEIRHELVSYEEEFGIRMDDVVEDDPENMAACAYCGVFRRDLLERHADELEADLLLTGHNLDDEAQTALMNFLEGDVAQVAKHFDASLGPLSERSEQESFVPRAKPLRDVPEKEVALYAHLEDLPAHITECPHASEAYRGEIQQLLYRLEENHPGTRHSILSGYEELAGIAADRYGGDGEDSTDLRECAECGSTTTREVCRKCSLLESLA, from the coding sequence ATGGAGTGTAACCGCTGTGACGGGGACGCGATCATGCACGCGGCCTACTCGGGGGCCCACCTCTGTGAGAGTCACTTCCTCGAGTCCGTCGAAAAGCGGGTTCGCCGCCGAGTTCGTCGCGACGACCTCGTCTCGCGGGCGGCGACGCCGGAAGAGCCACTGACCTGGGTGATCGGCCTCTCGGGTGGCAAAGACAGCGTCGTCCTCACCAAGATCCTCCACGATACGTTCGCCGAGGACCCCCGCATCGAACTCGTCGGACTGACGATCCACGAGGGCATCGAGGGCTACCGTGACGAATCCGTCGACGCCTGCGTCGAACTCGCCGCCGACCTCGAGATCCGCCACGAACTCGTCAGCTACGAGGAGGAGTTCGGTATCCGGATGGACGACGTCGTCGAGGACGACCCCGAGAACATGGCTGCCTGTGCCTACTGTGGAGTCTTCCGACGCGACCTGCTGGAGCGCCACGCCGACGAGCTCGAGGCCGACCTCCTGTTGACCGGACACAATCTCGACGACGAGGCCCAGACGGCGCTGATGAACTTCCTCGAGGGCGACGTCGCACAGGTCGCCAAACACTTCGACGCCAGCCTCGGCCCGCTCTCCGAACGGAGCGAACAGGAGTCGTTCGTTCCGCGCGCGAAACCCCTGCGAGACGTCCCGGAGAAAGAGGTCGCGCTGTACGCCCACCTCGAGGACCTCCCCGCTCACATCACCGAGTGCCCCCACGCCAGCGAGGCCTACCGCGGCGAGATCCAGCAACTGCTCTACCGACTCGAGGAGAACCACCCCGGAACCCGTCACTCGATCCTCTCGGGCTACGAGGAACTCGCGGGTATCGCCGCAGATCGATACGGCGGCGACGGCGAGGACAGCACCGACCTGCGCGAGTGCGCCGAGTGCGGCTCGACGACCACGCGGGAGGTCTGTCGGAAGTGTTCGCTGCTCGAGTCACTCGCGTGA
- a CDS encoding enoyl-CoA hydratase/isomerase family protein, with protein sequence MVSLDNVEYAVDDGVASIALDRPETLNALDAALLAELEEAIERAEQTDEVRVVVLGGNGRAFSSGYDIGDAEVDRSTDERILDQRTHLEAIFSARVPVIAAVDGPALAGGCNLAICCDLTVATETAEFGYPDMHFGEPPPKFVLPFVTNSLKDARELLYTGKIVDATTASEMGLVNRVVSDGQLDAAIDEEVDHIKKTPGTAVTIAKDMINGVQESQGFRRYGRVDEYVGALTMESSAARQFREIRDEEGLQAALEWVHESDKP encoded by the coding sequence ATGGTATCTCTTGACAATGTCGAGTACGCCGTCGACGACGGGGTAGCCAGCATCGCGCTCGACCGTCCCGAGACGCTCAACGCGCTCGATGCTGCACTCCTCGCGGAACTCGAGGAGGCGATCGAACGCGCCGAGCAGACCGACGAGGTCAGGGTCGTCGTACTGGGTGGAAACGGACGGGCGTTCTCCTCGGGGTACGACATCGGCGACGCCGAAGTCGACCGTTCGACAGACGAACGCATCCTCGACCAGCGAACCCACCTCGAGGCGATCTTCTCCGCTCGAGTCCCGGTCATCGCGGCGGTCGACGGTCCCGCGCTCGCTGGCGGATGTAACCTCGCGATCTGCTGTGATCTCACCGTCGCGACAGAGACGGCCGAGTTCGGCTATCCGGACATGCACTTCGGTGAACCACCGCCGAAGTTCGTCCTCCCGTTCGTCACGAACTCGCTGAAAGACGCCCGGGAACTGCTCTACACCGGGAAGATAGTCGACGCCACCACTGCCTCGGAGATGGGGCTTGTCAACCGGGTCGTCTCCGATGGCCAGTTGGACGCAGCCATCGACGAGGAAGTCGACCACATCAAGAAGACACCGGGTACAGCCGTCACGATCGCGAAGGACATGATTAACGGCGTCCAGGAATCACAGGGGTTCAGACGGTACGGCCGCGTCGACGAGTACGTCGGTGCGCTCACGATGGAGTCGTCGGCTGCACGGCAGTTCCGAGAGATCCGGGACGAAGAGGGGCTGCAGGCCGCCCTCGAGTGGGTTCACGAGAGTGACAAACCCTGA
- a CDS encoding alpha/beta hydrolase → MRHRIFNEDGDEDLVFVMGWGNRWTHENVSWLIGRLTEADYRVHAFELPTNIADFRADWLEPVAEYVPDLEGYQLLGHSAGALVGQALDGAENHVYLSPFWGYGDRFFEPALEAVSKIPTTFPCLPVGDWDETVVGQKATAHQLATQPQWVSPTFVRETRDAQQRLLTIDHDAVVFCSLRDPLIDHRPIGERVPAEHVVLYNGGHELFSSTGRDRYVDLLLESLEEGAVVVEERARVPA, encoded by the coding sequence ATGCGACACCGGATCTTCAACGAGGACGGCGACGAGGACCTCGTCTTCGTCATGGGCTGGGGCAACCGCTGGACCCACGAGAACGTCAGCTGGCTCATCGGACGGCTGACCGAGGCCGACTATCGGGTTCACGCCTTCGAACTCCCCACCAACATCGCCGACTTCAGAGCCGACTGGCTCGAGCCCGTCGCCGAGTACGTCCCCGACCTCGAGGGCTACCAGCTACTGGGACACAGCGCGGGCGCACTCGTCGGTCAGGCGCTCGACGGCGCCGAGAATCACGTCTACCTGAGTCCGTTCTGGGGATACGGCGACCGGTTTTTCGAGCCGGCACTCGAGGCCGTCTCGAAGATTCCAACCACGTTCCCCTGCTTGCCGGTCGGCGACTGGGACGAGACCGTCGTCGGACAGAAAGCGACCGCCCATCAACTGGCGACCCAGCCGCAGTGGGTCTCTCCGACGTTCGTCCGCGAGACCCGCGACGCCCAGCAGCGTCTGCTGACGATCGACCACGACGCCGTCGTCTTCTGCTCGCTTCGGGATCCGTTGATCGATCACCGTCCCATCGGCGAACGGGTTCCCGCCGAACACGTCGTCCTCTATAACGGCGGCCACGAGCTGTTCTCCTCTACCGGTCGCGATCGATACGTGGACCTGCTACTCGAGTCGCTCGAGGAGGGCGCAGTGGTCGTCGAGGAACGAGCCAGGGTCCCCGCCTGA
- a CDS encoding DUF4442 domain-containing protein: MLEAVRSRLYRLGFNLFPAYRGTGGRVTYIAPDWSEARVKLPHSWRTRNGLGTTFGGSMYGAVDPFYVVMLSKRLGDAFVVWDKEAEIRFKRPGRDTLYARFTVTDAELEAIRTELATDGVDSVDRHYTVDLVDEEGTVHATVRKTVYVTTDRSKGA; this comes from the coding sequence ATGCTCGAGGCAGTTCGGTCGCGGCTCTACCGGCTAGGTTTCAACCTCTTTCCGGCGTACCGGGGAACTGGCGGACGGGTGACCTACATCGCTCCCGACTGGAGCGAGGCCCGTGTCAAACTTCCCCACAGCTGGCGGACGCGAAACGGGCTGGGGACGACCTTCGGCGGGAGCATGTACGGCGCGGTCGATCCGTTCTACGTGGTGATGCTGAGCAAGCGCCTCGGCGACGCGTTCGTCGTCTGGGACAAGGAAGCCGAGATCCGGTTCAAGCGGCCTGGTCGTGATACCCTCTACGCTCGGTTTACAGTGACCGACGCGGAACTCGAGGCGATCCGGACCGAACTCGCGACAGACGGCGTCGATTCCGTGGACCGTCACTACACGGTCGACCTCGTCGACGAGGAGGGGACGGTTCACGCGACCGTCCGGAAGACGGTCTACGTGACGACTGATCGGTCGAAAGGGGCCTGA
- a CDS encoding DUF7095 family protein has translation MNGFPRDEAVDRLEQLVDTVESERMPVPIREVWAVGDVALGLDPVDRLDVYLTKDILVRDDSDSSGDDGGGPHQQFRESHGVGGVGKSVRADWAKEYPEYLRANANGHAAPEKCLAAHLLSGDEPIHLEVCNASFEDNVTQRLRGAKLREDYTQLLDPRGVCLWVDGTRSDEAFRKLRESELALPTLSSALEMLGLEAEQATVAARKVHAWREEQEGATVRGDVV, from the coding sequence ATGAACGGCTTTCCGCGTGACGAGGCGGTCGACCGACTCGAACAACTCGTTGACACGGTCGAGAGCGAGCGCATGCCGGTTCCGATCCGGGAAGTATGGGCCGTCGGTGACGTCGCGCTCGGTCTGGACCCCGTCGACCGGCTGGACGTCTACCTGACGAAGGACATCCTGGTGCGCGACGACAGCGACTCGTCGGGTGACGACGGGGGCGGTCCACACCAGCAGTTCCGGGAGTCCCACGGCGTCGGCGGCGTCGGCAAGTCGGTCCGTGCTGACTGGGCCAAGGAGTATCCCGAGTACCTGCGAGCCAACGCGAACGGCCACGCGGCCCCCGAGAAGTGTCTGGCGGCCCACCTGCTCTCGGGCGACGAACCGATCCACCTCGAGGTGTGTAATGCCTCCTTCGAGGACAACGTCACCCAGCGGCTGCGTGGGGCGAAACTGCGCGAGGACTACACGCAGTTGCTCGATCCACGCGGGGTGTGCCTCTGGGTCGACGGTACCCGGAGCGACGAGGCCTTCCGCAAGTTGCGGGAGAGCGAACTGGCGCTGCCGACGCTCTCGAGCGCCCTCGAGATGCTGGGGCTCGAGGCAGAGCAAGCGACGGTCGCGGCCAGGAAGGTTCACGCCTGGCGCGAGGAGCAGGAGGGAGCGACGGTTCGCGGAGACGTGGTTTGA
- a CDS encoding class I SAM-dependent methyltransferase: MRTFSESYLERTREGMWADSRAALEPLALDSRERVLDVGCGTGELSRVLDAECAGEVIGCDADPDLLSVAREQVPVVAGDAFQLPLHDDAVDLVVCQALLINLPEPAAAAVEFARVSNDLVAAVEPNNAAVDVDSSVDAEGRLEKRARSAYIDGVDTDVALGADAREAFEEAGLEVLETRRYDHVRTVEPPYSDAALEAARRKALGTGLADDRETMLAGELTEGGYDDLRREWRKMGRDVIDQMASRAYRREETVPFFVTVARVP, from the coding sequence GTGCGGACGTTCTCCGAATCCTACCTCGAGCGCACCCGTGAGGGGATGTGGGCCGACTCCCGGGCGGCCCTCGAGCCGCTGGCTCTCGACTCGCGCGAGCGAGTTCTCGACGTGGGCTGTGGAACCGGCGAGTTGAGTCGCGTACTCGACGCGGAGTGCGCCGGCGAGGTGATCGGCTGTGACGCCGACCCCGACCTGCTGTCGGTCGCTCGCGAGCAGGTCCCCGTCGTCGCGGGCGATGCGTTCCAGTTGCCCCTCCACGACGACGCGGTCGACCTCGTGGTTTGTCAGGCGTTGCTGATCAACCTGCCCGAACCCGCCGCGGCCGCTGTCGAATTCGCCCGCGTCTCGAACGACCTCGTCGCCGCCGTCGAACCCAACAACGCGGCCGTCGACGTCGACTCGAGCGTCGACGCGGAGGGCAGACTCGAGAAACGTGCCCGGTCGGCCTACATCGACGGCGTCGACACCGACGTCGCACTCGGAGCCGACGCCCGCGAGGCGTTCGAGGAGGCCGGACTCGAGGTTCTCGAGACTCGCCGATACGATCACGTCCGGACGGTCGAACCCCCCTACAGCGACGCCGCACTCGAGGCCGCCCGCCGGAAAGCGCTGGGTACGGGGCTGGCCGACGACCGGGAGACGATGCTCGCCGGCGAGTTGACAGAAGGTGGCTACGACGACCTGCGCCGGGAGTGGCGCAAAATGGGTCGTGACGTGATCGACCAGATGGCTTCGCGCGCGTACAGGCGCGAAGAAACCGTTCCGTTCTTCGTGACTGTGGCTCGTGTCCCATAG
- a CDS encoding universal stress protein: MYDDVLIPTDGSAVAENAITHGVDLARRHDARLHALYVVDIDAIDLSLGTEQVQRIKEGHLDEMTELQNRAAEAVETVSERAPDELEVVEAIQTGQPHRQIHSYVESEGVDAVVMGSAGRSGVQRVLLGSVAERTVRNVTVPVMIVDARRQ, translated from the coding sequence ATGTACGACGACGTCCTCATCCCGACCGACGGAAGCGCCGTCGCTGAAAACGCGATCACCCACGGTGTCGATCTCGCCAGACGACACGACGCACGACTCCACGCACTCTACGTCGTCGACATCGACGCCATCGACCTGAGTCTCGGAACAGAACAGGTCCAGCGCATCAAGGAAGGACACCTCGACGAGATGACCGAACTTCAGAACCGGGCGGCGGAGGCAGTCGAGACGGTCTCCGAACGCGCTCCAGACGAACTCGAGGTCGTCGAAGCCATCCAGACCGGCCAGCCACATCGACAGATACACAGCTACGTCGAGTCCGAAGGCGTCGACGCCGTCGTGATGGGGTCGGCCGGTCGGAGCGGCGTCCAGCGAGTGCTGCTGGGAAGCGTCGCCGAACGTACCGTCAGAAACGTCACCGTCCCAGTGATGATCGTCGACGCACGCAGGCAGTAG